In Mesorhizobium sp., one DNA window encodes the following:
- a CDS encoding META domain-containing protein — MSGTTWIAAAFLFVAPAGLAIADEPETAAMTISATSRLDWSGTWTRMELAGKDGSLEPLPAGAKLLFEVDRNLYLSLSIGCNRIGTQIVPGEGKTVTFAPARATEMACPGEIGEAEQKLTDAIGKAAAYELRGPDVVFLDSAGKALLLIGR, encoded by the coding sequence ATGTCAGGGACAACCTGGATAGCCGCGGCGTTTCTCTTCGTCGCGCCTGCCGGGCTCGCCATCGCCGACGAACCGGAGACCGCAGCCATGACGATTTCAGCGACATCGAGACTCGACTGGAGCGGCACATGGACGCGAATGGAGCTGGCCGGCAAGGACGGTTCGCTTGAGCCGCTGCCGGCCGGAGCGAAGCTGCTCTTCGAGGTGGACAGGAATCTGTACCTCTCCCTCTCCATCGGCTGCAACAGGATCGGCACCCAGATCGTGCCGGGGGAGGGCAAGACGGTCACCTTCGCGCCGGCCAGGGCGACGGAAATGGCCTGTCCGGGCGAGATCGGCGAGGCCGAACAGAAGCTCACCGATGCGATCGGAAAGGCCGCGGCTTACGAGCTGCGCGGGCCGGACGTGGTCTTCCTCGACTCGGCCGGCAAGGCGCTGCTGCTGATCGGCCGCTGA
- a CDS encoding TRAP transporter permease has product MTRPDGTDGEIEDVRLAPMELNEEEARELEEKFDSEMRFRKLSPATAWLVGSALVALSLFHYYTAGFGLLHEMVHRGIHLSFVLALVFLVFPFWKSGYDRPATSTLLTPLGIPLYDWILAIAAVVAVAHVPLIPLDELAFRVGNPTRTDVVLGLTLIVALLEATRRSVGWPLPIIALLFMAYALFGPWMPSILVHPGNTVAQLVDHLYLTTQGIYGIALGVVATYVFHFVLFGVFATRIGLGQLFLDCAAWVAGRFAGGPAKVSIFGSALFGMISGSSVANTVTVGSLTIPAMIRLGYRRPFAAAVEAASSTGGQITPPIMGAAAFLMIEFLELPYTTIILAAIVPAFMHFFGVLMQVHFEAKRSGLRGLRPEEMPDVSAALKRDWPTIIPLIALIGVLLAGYTPYLAAFWGITLCIAVGLLNPRRRMSFLEVFEGLRDGAKYALAVGAAAATVGIVVGVVTLTGVGFKVSYIVTSTAAEMATFVGAILPVDWFAPATLTLLFTLLMTGVVCILMGCGIPTTANYIIMVTIAAPSLVMLGVEPIVAHFFVFYYGVLADITPPVALAAYAAAGMAGADPFKTGNLAFRLGLGKVLVPFVFVFSPSLLLVTKDFTWSGFALAFGGCAFGIVCLSAALSRYMLVPTKAWENALLVVAAMLMIAPEGYSTAIGAVLVLPVLFRQVTSFRATPALAG; this is encoded by the coding sequence ATGACGCGACCAGACGGCACCGACGGCGAAATCGAGGACGTTCGGCTCGCGCCGATGGAGCTGAACGAGGAGGAGGCGCGCGAACTCGAAGAAAAATTCGATTCCGAGATGCGCTTCCGCAAGCTGTCGCCGGCAACCGCCTGGCTGGTCGGCTCGGCACTGGTGGCGCTGTCGCTGTTCCACTACTACACCGCCGGCTTCGGCCTGCTGCACGAGATGGTCCACCGCGGCATCCATCTGTCCTTCGTCCTCGCCCTCGTCTTCCTGGTTTTCCCCTTCTGGAAAAGCGGCTACGACCGTCCGGCGACATCGACGCTTCTGACGCCGCTTGGAATCCCCCTGTACGACTGGATTCTGGCCATCGCGGCGGTCGTCGCCGTCGCGCATGTGCCGCTCATCCCGCTGGACGAGCTGGCGTTCCGCGTCGGCAACCCGACCCGGACGGACGTGGTGCTCGGCCTGACGCTGATCGTCGCGCTGCTCGAGGCCACCCGCCGCTCGGTCGGCTGGCCGCTGCCGATCATCGCGCTTCTGTTCATGGCCTACGCGCTCTTCGGCCCCTGGATGCCGAGCATTCTGGTCCATCCGGGCAACACCGTCGCACAGCTCGTCGACCATCTCTATCTGACGACACAGGGCATCTACGGCATCGCGCTCGGGGTCGTCGCGACCTACGTCTTCCACTTCGTCCTGTTCGGCGTGTTCGCCACACGCATTGGACTGGGCCAGCTGTTTCTCGACTGCGCCGCCTGGGTGGCCGGGCGCTTCGCCGGCGGCCCCGCGAAGGTCTCGATCTTCGGCTCGGCGCTGTTCGGCATGATCTCCGGATCCTCGGTCGCCAACACCGTTACCGTCGGCTCCCTCACCATCCCGGCGATGATCCGCCTCGGCTACCGGCGCCCCTTCGCCGCCGCCGTCGAGGCGGCGTCCTCGACCGGCGGGCAGATCACGCCGCCGATCATGGGAGCTGCCGCATTTCTGATGATCGAGTTCCTCGAACTGCCCTACACGACGATCATCCTGGCCGCGATCGTGCCCGCTTTCATGCACTTCTTCGGCGTGCTCATGCAGGTCCATTTCGAAGCCAAACGCAGCGGCCTGCGCGGTCTGCGGCCGGAAGAGATGCCGGACGTGTCGGCTGCGCTGAAACGCGACTGGCCGACGATCATCCCGCTCATCGCGCTGATCGGCGTCCTGCTCGCCGGCTACACGCCCTACCTCGCCGCCTTCTGGGGCATCACGCTCTGCATCGCCGTCGGCCTGCTCAATCCGCGCCGCCGCATGAGCTTCCTCGAAGTGTTCGAGGGTCTGCGCGACGGGGCTAAATACGCACTCGCCGTCGGCGCCGCCGCCGCGACCGTCGGCATCGTCGTCGGCGTCGTCACGCTCACCGGGGTCGGCTTCAAGGTATCCTACATCGTCACGTCCACGGCCGCCGAAATGGCGACGTTCGTCGGCGCGATTCTGCCCGTCGACTGGTTCGCCCCGGCTACGCTGACGCTTCTTTTCACCCTGCTGATGACCGGCGTGGTCTGCATCCTGATGGGCTGCGGCATCCCGACGACCGCCAATTACATCATCATGGTGACGATCGCCGCGCCCTCGCTCGTGATGCTCGGCGTCGAGCCGATCGTGGCCCACTTCTTCGTCTTCTACTACGGCGTCCTGGCCGACATCACGCCGCCGGTGGCGCTCGCCGCCTACGCGGCCGCGGGCATGGCCGGCGCCGACCCGTTCAAGACCGGCAACCTCGCCTTCCGCCTCGGGCTCGGCAAGGTGCTGGTCCCCTTCGTCTTCGTCTTCTCGCCCTCGCTGCTTCTGGTGACCAAGGATTTCACCTGGTCCGGCTTCGCGCTAGCCTTCGGCGGCTGCGCCTTCGGCATCGTCTGCCTCAGCGCGGCGCTGTCGCGCTACATGCTGGTTCCCACCAAGGCGTGGGAGAACGCGCTGCTGGTCGTCGCCGCGATGCTGATGATCGCGCCTGAAGGATACTCGACGGCGATAGGGGCTGTCCTCGTCCTGCCGGTACTCTTCCGCCAGGTTACGTCGTTCAGGGCGACGCCCGCCCTCGCCGGATAG
- a CDS encoding TAXI family TRAP transporter solute-binding subunit, which yields MNLNITRRGLAIGAALLIAGGTAFAQQSFFRIGTGGTSGTYYPIGGLIANAISATGENGVEGLVATAVSSNGSVANINAIQGGASESGFSQSDVAYWAHSGTGLYEGKPKVEDLRLIATLYPETLHIVARADAGIKSVADLKGKRVSIDEPGSGTIVDARLVLAAYGLSEKDISPEYLKPGPSGEKMRDGALDAFFFVGGFPAGAITELAASTAITLVPVSGPEAEKLIADNQFFAVNTVPAETYKGVGEMQTISVAAQWVTSAKQPDDLVYNITKALWSDGTRKALDAGHAKGKQITLENAVKSAGIPFHPGAEKFYKEAGVLK from the coding sequence ATGAACCTCAACATCACCCGACGCGGCCTAGCTATCGGCGCCGCGCTTCTGATCGCGGGAGGAACCGCTTTCGCGCAGCAATCCTTCTTTCGGATCGGAACCGGCGGCACGTCGGGCACCTACTATCCGATCGGCGGCTTGATCGCCAATGCCATCTCGGCCACCGGCGAGAACGGCGTCGAGGGCCTTGTCGCAACCGCCGTTTCCTCGAACGGCTCCGTCGCCAACATCAACGCCATCCAGGGAGGCGCCAGCGAATCCGGCTTCTCGCAGTCCGACGTCGCCTACTGGGCGCATTCGGGCACCGGCCTCTACGAAGGCAAGCCCAAGGTGGAGGATCTGCGCCTGATCGCAACGCTCTATCCGGAGACGCTGCACATCGTCGCCCGCGCCGATGCCGGCATCAAGTCGGTGGCCGACCTCAAGGGCAAGCGCGTCTCTATCGACGAGCCCGGCTCGGGAACGATCGTCGATGCCCGCCTCGTTCTCGCCGCCTACGGCCTGTCGGAAAAGGACATCTCGCCGGAATATCTGAAGCCCGGCCCGTCCGGCGAAAAGATGCGCGACGGCGCGCTCGACGCGTTCTTCTTCGTCGGCGGCTTCCCGGCAGGCGCAATCACCGAACTCGCCGCCTCGACGGCCATCACCCTCGTCCCGGTCTCGGGCCCGGAGGCCGAGAAGCTGATCGCCGACAACCAGTTCTTCGCCGTGAATACCGTGCCGGCCGAGACCTACAAGGGCGTCGGCGAAATGCAGACGATCTCGGTCGCCGCCCAGTGGGTCACCAGTGCCAAGCAGCCCGACGATCTGGTCTACAACATCACCAAGGCTCTCTGGAGCGACGGAACCCGCAAGGCGCTCGACGCCGGCCACGCCAAGGGCAAGCAGATCACGCTGGAAAACGCCGTGAAGAGCGCCGGCATCCCGTTCCATCCCGGCGCCGAGAAGTTCTACAAGGAAGCGGGCGTCCTGAAGTAG
- a CDS encoding TetR family transcriptional regulator C-terminal domain-containing protein translates to MEGSAARPRTRIQTEKRDTILEAALEVFSTHGFRGSTIDQIAAAAGMSKPNLLYYFRRKEDIFTTLIQRLLDTWLAPLRELDDEGDPLTELRSYIRRKIEMARDYPRESRIFANEILQGAPRILPMLEGELKQLVDEKAVIIRGWMRSGRIARTDPYHLLFSIWATTQHYADFDVQVRAVLGPDRGGDGRFEDAARFLEQLFVEGLRPKR, encoded by the coding sequence ATGGAAGGCTCGGCCGCCCGCCCCCGCACGCGCATCCAGACGGAGAAGCGCGACACGATTCTCGAGGCGGCGCTGGAGGTCTTCTCGACGCATGGTTTCCGCGGCTCCACCATCGACCAGATCGCGGCCGCCGCCGGCATGTCGAAGCCCAACCTGCTCTACTATTTCCGGCGCAAGGAAGACATCTTCACAACGTTGATCCAGCGCCTGCTCGACACCTGGCTGGCGCCGCTGCGCGAGCTCGACGACGAAGGCGACCCGCTGACCGAACTGCGCAGCTACATCCGGCGCAAGATCGAGATGGCACGGGATTATCCGCGCGAGAGCCGGATCTTCGCCAACGAGATCCTGCAAGGCGCGCCACGCATCCTGCCGATGCTGGAAGGCGAGCTGAAGCAGCTGGTCGACGAGAAGGCGGTCATCATCCGCGGCTGGATGCGGTCGGGCCGCATTGCCCGGACCGACCCCTACCACCTGCTCTTCTCGATCTGGGCGACGACCCAGCACTACGCCGATTTCGACGTCCAGGTTCGCGCCGTTCTCGGGCCCGATCGTGGCGGCGACGGACGCTTCGAGGATGCCGCGCGCTTCCTGGAGCAATTGTTCGTGGAGGGGCTGCGTCCAAAGAGATGA
- a CDS encoding aspartate aminotransferase family protein, whose protein sequence is MYHTRVVPNDLNAFWMPFTANRQFKQAPRMFVSAKDMHFTTTDGRKVLDGTAGLWCVNAGHCRPKITEAIQSQAAELDYAPAFQMGHPLAFEFANRLIDIAPKGMDHVFFTNSGSESVETALKMAIAYHRAKGDGSRFRLIGRERGYHGVNFGGISVGGIVTNRKMFGTLLTGVDHMPHTHLPAQNSFTRGEPEHGANLADELERIVTLHDASTIAAVIVEPVAGSTGVLIPPKGYLKKLRDICTKHGILLIFDEVITGFGRLGAPFGADYFGVVPDIITTAKGITNGVIPMGAVFVRKEIHDAFMTGPEHLIEFFHGYTYSGNPIACAAGIGTLDTYKEEGLLTRGEELAPYWEDALHSLKGEPHVIDIRNIGLVGAIELESIPGHPTKRAFQAFVKAFERGALIRTTGDIIALSPPLIITKGQINELIDHVREVLRMVD, encoded by the coding sequence ATGTATCACACGCGAGTCGTTCCGAACGATCTCAACGCCTTCTGGATGCCATTCACGGCGAACCGGCAGTTCAAGCAGGCGCCGCGCATGTTCGTTTCGGCGAAGGACATGCATTTCACCACGACGGACGGCCGCAAGGTGCTGGACGGCACGGCGGGACTCTGGTGCGTCAACGCCGGGCACTGCCGCCCGAAGATCACCGAGGCGATCCAGAGCCAGGCGGCCGAGCTGGACTACGCACCCGCCTTTCAGATGGGCCATCCGCTGGCGTTCGAATTCGCCAACCGGCTGATCGACATTGCGCCGAAGGGCATGGACCACGTCTTCTTTACCAATTCGGGCTCCGAATCCGTCGAGACCGCGCTGAAGATGGCGATCGCCTATCACCGCGCGAAGGGCGACGGCTCGCGCTTCCGTCTCATCGGCCGCGAGCGCGGCTATCACGGCGTCAATTTCGGCGGCATCTCGGTCGGCGGCATCGTCACCAACCGCAAGATGTTCGGCACCCTGCTGACCGGCGTCGACCACATGCCGCATACGCACCTGCCGGCGCAGAACAGCTTCACCAGGGGCGAGCCCGAGCATGGCGCGAACCTTGCCGACGAACTGGAGCGCATCGTCACGCTGCACGACGCTTCGACCATCGCCGCGGTGATCGTCGAGCCGGTGGCAGGCTCGACCGGCGTGCTGATCCCGCCCAAGGGCTATCTGAAGAAGCTGCGCGACATCTGCACCAAGCACGGCATTTTGCTGATCTTCGACGAAGTCATCACCGGCTTCGGCCGTCTCGGCGCGCCGTTCGGGGCCGATTATTTCGGTGTGGTGCCGGACATCATCACCACCGCCAAGGGCATTACCAACGGCGTGATCCCGATGGGCGCGGTGTTCGTGAGAAAGGAAATCCACGACGCCTTCATGACCGGGCCGGAGCACCTGATCGAGTTCTTCCACGGCTACACCTATTCCGGCAATCCGATCGCGTGTGCGGCCGGCATCGGCACGCTCGACACTTACAAGGAAGAGGGACTTCTCACCCGCGGCGAGGAACTGGCGCCCTACTGGGAGGACGCGCTGCATTCGCTCAAGGGCGAGCCGCACGTGATCGACATCCGCAACATCGGCCTCGTCGGCGCGATCGAACTCGAATCCATTCCCGGACATCCGACCAAGCGCGCGTTCCAGGCTTTCGTGAAAGCCTTCGAGCGCGGGGCGCTGATCCGCACCACCGGCGACATCATCGCGCTGTCGCCGCCGCTGATCATCACCAAGGGCCAGATCAACGAACTGATCGACCATGTCCGCGAGGTCCTGAGGATGGTGGATTGA
- a CDS encoding cupin domain-containing protein: protein MVDDERVRVTRWDFAPGAETGWHRHDMDYVVTTLTPCVFELEEPGGGSRRVEMDAGLSYRRGEGVEHNVVNGGTEPMAFVEVELK, encoded by the coding sequence ATGGTCGACGATGAGAGGGTGCGCGTGACGCGCTGGGACTTTGCGCCCGGTGCGGAAACCGGATGGCATCGGCACGATATGGATTATGTCGTGACGACGCTCACGCCGTGCGTGTTCGAGCTGGAGGAGCCTGGCGGCGGCTCGCGGCGCGTCGAGATGGACGCCGGTCTGTCCTACCGACGCGGCGAAGGTGTCGAGCACAATGTCGTCAATGGCGGGACGGAGCCGATGGCCTTCGTCGAAGTCGAACTGAAATAG
- a CDS encoding Zn-dependent hydrolase, which yields MAAPGENLRINPDRLWDSLMEMAKIGPGIAGGNNRQTLTDEDGEGRHLFKRWCDAAGLTMGVDQMGTMFARREGTDPDALPVYVGSHLDTQPTGGKFDGVLGVLGGLEVVRTLNDLGIRTKHPIVVTNWTNEEGTRFAPAMLASGVFAGVHEQDWAYDRKDAKGKRFGDELERIGWKGDEEVGQRKMKAFFELHIEQGPILEDEGIDIGVVTHGQGLKWLQVTLTGKESHTGSTPMPKRRNAGLGMARVTEMVHEVAMDYQPDAVGAIGHMEVYPNSRNIIAGRCVFTIDIRSPEKEVLDEMDARIRAGVDLICEALDIKYEIEQVGHFDPVTFDEGCVKAVRDAATRLGYTHRNIVSGAGHDACWINRVAPTAMVMCPCVDGLSHNEAEEISKEWAAAGADVLFHAVVETAEIVG from the coding sequence ATGGCAGCCCCCGGTGAAAATCTGCGAATCAATCCAGACCGCTTGTGGGATTCGCTCATGGAAATGGCGAAGATCGGTCCCGGCATCGCCGGCGGCAACAACCGCCAGACGCTGACCGACGAGGACGGCGAGGGGCGGCACCTGTTCAAGCGCTGGTGCGACGCGGCGGGCCTGACCATGGGCGTCGACCAGATGGGCACCATGTTCGCGCGGCGCGAGGGGACGGATCCGGACGCGCTGCCGGTCTATGTCGGCTCGCATCTCGACACCCAGCCGACGGGCGGCAAGTTCGACGGCGTGCTGGGCGTGCTCGGCGGACTGGAGGTGGTCCGCACGCTGAACGACCTCGGCATCAGGACGAAGCATCCGATCGTCGTCACCAACTGGACCAACGAGGAGGGCACGCGCTTCGCGCCGGCCATGCTGGCGTCGGGCGTGTTCGCAGGCGTCCACGAGCAGGACTGGGCCTACGACCGCAAGGACGCCAAGGGCAAGCGCTTCGGCGACGAGCTGGAGCGCATCGGCTGGAAGGGCGACGAGGAAGTCGGCCAGCGCAAGATGAAGGCCTTCTTCGAACTCCATATCGAGCAGGGGCCGATCCTGGAGGACGAGGGGATCGACATCGGGGTCGTCACCCATGGCCAGGGACTGAAATGGCTGCAGGTGACGCTGACCGGCAAGGAAAGCCACACCGGCTCGACGCCGATGCCGAAGCGCCGCAATGCCGGGCTCGGCATGGCGCGGGTGACCGAGATGGTGCACGAGGTGGCGATGGACTACCAGCCGGACGCGGTCGGCGCGATCGGCCACATGGAGGTCTATCCGAACTCGCGCAACATCATCGCCGGACGCTGCGTCTTCACCATCGACATCCGCTCGCCGGAGAAGGAGGTGCTGGACGAGATGGATGCGCGCATCCGCGCCGGCGTCGACCTGATCTGCGAGGCGCTCGACATCAAATACGAGATCGAGCAGGTGGGGCATTTCGACCCTGTCACCTTCGACGAGGGCTGCGTCAAGGCTGTCCGCGACGCGGCGACACGCCTCGGTTACACGCACCGCAATATCGTCTCCGGCGCGGGGCACGACGCCTGCTGGATCAACCGGGTGGCGCCGACGGCGATGGTGATGTGTCCCTGCGTCGACGGCCTGTCGCACAACGAGGCCGAGGAGATTTCGAAGGAATGGGCGGCCGCGGGGGCGGACGTGCTGTTCCACGCAGTGGTCGAGACGGCGGAGATCGTGGGGTGA
- a CDS encoding LysE family translocator has translation MTVATVLAFAAMAALLIMSPGPNGVLIAKTVPTSGKAAGFANIAGFAVAFFVHGAFAIFGLSVLLLQSANLFLLVKLAGAAYLIWIGVKALSEALRGAPARLLDVAPARNRRTLAKAFGEGFLTNALNPKVAMFYIAAFPQFIPQDSAAPAAAFLLVGIHAFLNMAWFGPMVLLFDRLSLVARSGRVQRVVKGLTGAVFVGFGIKLATLRA, from the coding sequence TTGACAGTCGCCACGGTTCTGGCCTTCGCCGCCATGGCGGCGCTGCTGATCATGTCGCCCGGTCCAAATGGGGTGCTGATCGCCAAGACCGTTCCAACGTCCGGCAAGGCGGCAGGGTTTGCCAACATCGCGGGTTTCGCGGTTGCCTTCTTTGTCCACGGGGCCTTCGCGATCTTCGGCCTGTCGGTGCTGCTGCTTCAATCGGCCAACCTGTTCCTGCTCGTGAAACTGGCCGGCGCGGCTTATCTGATCTGGATCGGTGTCAAAGCGCTGAGCGAAGCGCTGCGCGGCGCGCCCGCAAGGCTCCTTGACGTCGCGCCAGCGCGGAACCGGCGGACGCTGGCGAAGGCCTTCGGCGAGGGGTTCCTCACCAATGCGCTGAATCCCAAGGTCGCGATGTTCTACATCGCAGCCTTTCCCCAGTTCATCCCGCAGGACAGTGCTGCGCCGGCGGCCGCGTTCCTGCTAGTCGGAATACACGCGTTCCTGAACATGGCCTGGTTCGGGCCGATGGTGCTGCTGTTCGACCGCCTCTCTCTGGTAGCGCGCAGCGGCCGGGTCCAGCGCGTCGTCAAAGGACTGACCGGCGCTGTCTTCGTCGGCTTCGGAATCAAGCTCGCGACGCTGAGGGCCTGA
- a CDS encoding antitoxin MazE-like protein has product MGRPRELTEEERAELLAKGYRPVEMWVADLSKAEVRLRLGSELKAIREADMRSGEIERLSETVEDLADDFD; this is encoded by the coding sequence ATGGGGCGCCCGAGAGAGTTGACGGAAGAGGAGCGGGCCGAGCTGCTCGCCAAGGGCTACAGGCCCGTGGAGATGTGGGTGGCGGATTTGTCCAAGGCGGAGGTCCGGTTGCGCCTCGGTTCAGAACTGAAGGCTATTCGTGAGGCGGACATGCGGTCCGGGGAGATTGAGCGTCTGAGCGAAACCGTCGAGGATCTCGCGGATGATTTCGATTGA
- a CDS encoding type II toxin-antitoxin system PemK/MazF family toxin produces MRRGDVVLVSGKGDYGKARPAIVVQADYLIDGLDSLTVCPLTSDILNREYLRVAVEPTAENGLKLPSDMMVDKLQTYPKAKVFGPIGHVSEIDIRRLDAAPSFFFQLGPV; encoded by the coding sequence ATGAGGCGCGGCGACGTGGTCCTTGTTTCCGGTAAGGGCGACTATGGCAAGGCCCGCCCAGCGATCGTTGTTCAGGCCGACTATCTCATCGACGGACTGGACAGCCTTACGGTCTGCCCTCTCACGAGCGACATATTGAACAGGGAGTATCTTCGCGTAGCGGTAGAGCCGACTGCCGAAAACGGTCTGAAACTGCCTTCGGACATGATGGTCGACAAACTGCAGACCTACCCGAAAGCGAAAGTATTCGGACCGATAGGCCACGTCAGCGAGATCGACATCCGTCGTCTCGACGCGGCGCCGTCCTTCTTCTTCCAACTTGGTCCGGTCTGA
- the hydA gene encoding dihydropyrimidinase: MSKVIKNGTIVTADRSWKADVLIRHGRIEAIGPDLHGDHEYDATGCYVMPGGIDPHTHLEMPFMGTYSADDFESGTRAALSGGTTMVVDFCLPSPNQSLLEALQMWDNKTSRAACDYSFHMAITWWGKQVFDEMKTVVDKGITSFKHFMAYKGALMVNDDEMYASFQRCAELGALPLVHAENGDVVAALSQKLLADGNNGPEAHAYSRPPEVEGEATNRAIMIADMAGVPLYVVHTSCEQSHEAIRRARQKGMRVYGEPLIQHLVLDETEYFNKDWDHAARRVMSPPFRNKAHQDSLWAGLQAGSLQVVATDHCAFTTKQKRFGVGDFTKIPNGTGGLEDRLPVLWTAGVNTGRLTPNEFVAVTSTNIAKILNMYPKKGAIVEGADADVIVWDPKKKKTITAGKQQSVIDYNVFEGFEVTGLPRYVFTRGEVAVDDGKVQAKPGHGQFVGREPKGAVNRALSTWKELVAPRKVERTGIPASGV; the protein is encoded by the coding sequence ATGTCCAAAGTCATCAAGAACGGAACCATCGTCACCGCCGACCGCTCGTGGAAGGCGGATGTGCTCATCAGGCACGGCAGGATCGAGGCGATCGGGCCGGATCTCCACGGCGACCACGAGTATGACGCGACTGGCTGCTACGTGATGCCGGGCGGCATCGACCCGCACACGCATCTGGAAATGCCGTTCATGGGCACCTATTCGGCCGACGATTTCGAGAGCGGGACGCGGGCGGCGCTGTCGGGCGGGACGACCATGGTTGTCGACTTCTGCCTGCCGTCCCCCAACCAGTCGCTGCTCGAGGCGCTGCAGATGTGGGACAACAAGACGTCGCGGGCGGCGTGTGATTACTCGTTCCACATGGCGATCACCTGGTGGGGCAAGCAGGTGTTCGACGAGATGAAGACCGTCGTCGACAAGGGCATCACCTCGTTCAAGCATTTCATGGCCTACAAGGGCGCGCTTATGGTCAACGACGACGAGATGTATGCCTCGTTCCAGCGCTGCGCCGAGCTCGGCGCGCTGCCGCTGGTGCATGCCGAGAACGGCGACGTGGTGGCGGCGCTGTCGCAGAAGCTTCTCGCCGACGGCAACAATGGGCCGGAGGCGCATGCCTATTCGCGCCCGCCCGAGGTCGAGGGCGAGGCGACCAACCGTGCGATCATGATCGCCGACATGGCCGGCGTGCCGCTCTATGTCGTGCATACCTCCTGCGAGCAGAGCCACGAGGCGATCCGCCGCGCCCGGCAGAAGGGCATGCGCGTCTATGGCGAGCCGCTGATCCAGCATCTCGTGCTCGACGAGACCGAGTATTTCAACAAGGACTGGGACCATGCGGCGCGCCGCGTGATGAGCCCGCCCTTCCGCAACAAGGCCCACCAGGATTCGCTATGGGCGGGCCTGCAGGCCGGCTCGCTGCAGGTGGTGGCGACCGACCACTGTGCCTTCACCACCAAGCAGAAGCGGTTCGGGGTGGGCGATTTCACCAAGATCCCGAACGGTACCGGCGGGCTTGAGGACCGGCTGCCGGTGCTGTGGACGGCCGGCGTCAACACCGGCCGGCTCACGCCCAACGAATTCGTCGCGGTGACGTCGACCAACATCGCCAAGATCCTCAACATGTATCCGAAGAAGGGCGCGATCGTCGAAGGCGCGGATGCCGACGTGATCGTCTGGGATCCGAAGAAGAAGAAGACGATCACGGCCGGCAAGCAGCAGTCGGTCATCGATTACAACGTGTTCGAGGGTTTCGAGGTGACGGGCCTGCCGCGCTACGTGTTCACGCGCGGCGAAGTGGCCGTCGACGACGGAAAGGTGCAGGCGAAGCCGGGCCACGGCCAGTTCGTCGGCCGCGAGCCCAAGGGGGCTGTCAACCGCGCGCTGTCGACCTGGAAGGAACTCGTCGCGCCGCGCAAGGTCGAGCGGACCGGGATCCCTGCGAGCGGCGTATGA
- a CDS encoding ABC transporter ATP-binding protein, protein MQSIISARKLDLVFQTADGPVHAFNDVNLEVAKGEFVSFIGPSGCGKTTFLRVIADLEKPTGGSISVNGMTPEKAREARAYGYVFQAAALYPWRTIEKNIALPLEIMGIAKAEQAVRIKRTLALVNLTGFEKKFPWQLSGGMQQRASIARALAFDADLLLMDEPFGALDEIVRDHLNEQLLQLWARTDKTICFVTHSIPEAVYLSTKIVVMSPRPGRVTDIIESTLPKERPLDIRETPEFLAIAARVRDGLRAGHSYED, encoded by the coding sequence ATGCAATCAATCATTTCCGCCCGTAAGCTCGATCTCGTGTTCCAGACCGCGGACGGTCCGGTCCATGCGTTCAACGACGTGAACCTGGAGGTCGCCAAGGGCGAATTCGTCTCGTTCATCGGGCCGTCCGGTTGCGGCAAGACGACGTTCCTGCGCGTCATCGCCGATCTCGAAAAGCCGACCGGCGGGTCGATCAGCGTCAACGGAATGACGCCGGAGAAAGCGCGCGAGGCGCGGGCCTACGGTTACGTCTTCCAGGCCGCGGCGCTCTACCCTTGGCGGACGATCGAGAAGAACATCGCGCTGCCGCTGGAGATCATGGGGATCGCCAAGGCCGAGCAGGCGGTGCGGATCAAGCGGACGCTGGCGCTGGTCAACCTCACGGGGTTCGAGAAGAAATTTCCCTGGCAGTTGTCGGGCGGCATGCAGCAGCGCGCGTCGATCGCGCGCGCGCTCGCCTTCGACGCCGACCTGCTCCTGATGGACGAGCCGTTCGGCGCGCTCGACGAGATCGTGCGCGACCACCTGAACGAGCAATTGCTGCAGCTGTGGGCCCGCACCGACAAGACGATCTGCTTCGTCACGCATTCGATTCCCGAGGCGGTCTATCTCTCGACCAAGATCGTGGTCATGTCGCCGCGCCCGGGCCGCGTCACCGATATCATCGAGTCGACGCTGCCGAAGGAGCGGCCTCTCGACATCCGCGAAACGCCGGAATTCCTGGCCATCGCCGCACGGGTGCGCGACGGCTTGAGGGCAGGGCACAGCTATGAGGATTGA